The Arthrobacter russicus genome has a segment encoding these proteins:
- a CDS encoding SixA phosphatase family protein has protein sequence MVSGAHQLKRLVLMRHAKADYPRGVADHERPLAARGHREAPLAGRWLLQHGVVPDFILCSSALRTRQTCTWVCQELGDLAPTPKLEDDLYDGGAARMLAMINHVPETVTSLLLISHFPTVQDVALRLASRDSDQDAYLDLAERFPTAAFAVLEHSSTWAELDGQDARLADFVVPR, from the coding sequence ATGGTTTCCGGCGCTCATCAGCTCAAACGGTTGGTCTTGATGCGCCATGCCAAAGCGGATTATCCGCGGGGCGTGGCCGATCATGAAAGGCCGTTGGCCGCCCGCGGCCACCGCGAGGCGCCCTTGGCCGGCCGCTGGTTGCTGCAGCACGGGGTGGTCCCGGATTTCATCCTCTGTTCTTCGGCATTGCGCACCCGGCAGACCTGCACCTGGGTCTGCCAGGAACTCGGCGACTTGGCTCCCACGCCGAAGCTCGAAGACGATTTGTACGACGGCGGTGCGGCACGGATGCTCGCGATGATCAACCACGTCCCGGAAACCGTGACTTCGCTGCTGCTGATTTCGCATTTCCCGACGGTGCAGGATGTGGCATTGCGCCTGGCCTCCCGGGATTCGGACCAGGATGCCTACCTGGACTTGGCGGAGCGGTTCCCGACGGCGGCCTTCGCGGTCCTGGAGCATTCGTCGACCTGGGCGGAGCTGGACGGCCAAGACGCCAGGTTGGCCGACTTCGTCGTTCCGCGCTAG
- a CDS encoding LysR family transcriptional regulator has protein sequence MIDVMAVRALVAVEQSGSVVKAAESMGYSPSAISQQIKKLEKQSGVALLERYGRGVLLTERGKTLAERGRQILDDVELLESTLLADPEKPEGTLRVATFSTASRGLVAPILKKLDGSGVRLSIIGEDPREAVDRVATGQADLAVVHDWQSVPLAIPDHLEVENLCLDDADVLVNSGHRLAGAAEVFRRDLLEEAWISTPAGAICSEALMQVFADLGRVPNVRAYDPDFSTHLEYVSLGVAIALVPQLGRPPLPENVIPISISDMCNQRQVQIVYRKTMAASPAIRHVVELLHHAAEQI, from the coding sequence ATGATTGATGTCATGGCAGTCCGCGCCCTGGTGGCCGTCGAACAAAGCGGCTCGGTGGTCAAAGCGGCCGAATCCATGGGTTACAGCCCTTCTGCGATTTCGCAGCAGATCAAAAAGTTGGAAAAGCAGTCCGGCGTCGCACTCCTGGAACGTTACGGTCGCGGAGTGCTGCTGACCGAACGCGGCAAGACCTTGGCCGAACGCGGCCGGCAGATCCTCGACGACGTCGAACTCCTCGAATCCACGCTCTTGGCCGATCCGGAGAAGCCGGAGGGCACTTTACGGGTCGCCACGTTTTCCACCGCCAGCCGCGGCCTGGTGGCGCCGATCCTGAAAAAATTGGACGGCAGCGGCGTACGGCTCTCGATCATCGGCGAAGATCCCCGCGAAGCCGTGGACCGGGTTGCCACCGGGCAGGCTGATCTTGCCGTCGTGCACGACTGGCAATCCGTGCCGCTGGCCATTCCGGACCACCTGGAAGTCGAAAATCTCTGCCTGGACGACGCCGACGTCCTGGTCAACTCGGGGCATCGGCTGGCCGGCGCCGCCGAGGTCTTCCGGCGCGATCTGCTCGAGGAAGCCTGGATCAGCACACCTGCCGGCGCCATCTGCAGCGAAGCATTGATGCAGGTTTTCGCAGACCTGGGGCGGGTGCCCAACGTCCGGGCCTACGACCCGGATTTCTCCACCCATCTTGAATACGTCTCGCTCGGCGTGGCGATAGCCCTGGTGCCGCAGCTCGGCCGGCCGCCACTGCCGGAGAACGTGATCCCGATTTCAATCTCGGACATGTGCAACCAGCGCCAAGTGCAAATCGTCTACCGCAAGACCATGGCCGCCAGCCCGGCGATCCGGCACGTGGTGGAACTGCTGCACCACGCCGCCGAGCAGATCTAG
- a CDS encoding winged helix-turn-helix domain-containing protein, with translation MSIAPGYVHISVRNANKVSRTGISPFGQSGPAGHGYQPAGTLRSVPQTQPMTAPTPLVAGADQAVRGVGQDNVAHGFVLYLGIDEEAAAANGTSLAKLAQDIRAYAQSLVPQAQSYAAVAIAPADAPGSALDVVRSTFGDPTVAPRQRSEPRPLPTQESRPAGVLIDLARREVHLDGDTLNLTFKEFELLNYLVENGTRTVGRDELLDGLWRNAEEVPNERTIDVHIRRLRSKLGRLANTVRTVRGEGYRFYEHPEVIVWAAPEYSI, from the coding sequence ATGTCAATTGCACCCGGATACGTGCACATCTCCGTTCGCAACGCCAATAAAGTTTCCCGCACCGGAATTTCGCCCTTCGGACAGAGCGGCCCCGCCGGTCACGGCTATCAGCCGGCCGGGACCCTGCGCTCGGTGCCGCAGACGCAGCCGATGACTGCGCCGACGCCGCTCGTGGCGGGTGCGGATCAGGCTGTTCGCGGGGTTGGCCAAGACAATGTCGCGCACGGTTTCGTGCTCTACCTTGGCATCGACGAGGAAGCGGCCGCGGCCAACGGGACTTCGTTGGCGAAGCTCGCCCAAGACATCCGTGCCTACGCCCAGTCGCTGGTGCCGCAAGCGCAGAGCTACGCGGCGGTGGCGATCGCCCCGGCCGACGCGCCCGGTTCTGCCTTGGACGTGGTGCGGTCCACGTTCGGTGATCCGACCGTCGCCCCCCGGCAGCGCAGCGAGCCGCGCCCGCTGCCGACCCAGGAATCCCGCCCGGCAGGTGTGCTGATCGATCTGGCCCGGCGTGAAGTCCATTTGGACGGCGACACCTTGAATCTGACCTTCAAAGAATTCGAACTGCTCAACTACCTGGTGGAAAACGGCACCCGGACGGTTGGCCGCGACGAATTGCTCGACGGGTTGTGGCGCAATGCCGAAGAGGTGCCGAACGAACGGACCATCGACGTGCACATCCGTAGGCTCCGTTCCAAGCTGGGGCGATTGGCGAATACCGTCCGCACGGTTCGCGGCGAGGGCTACCGCTTCTACGAGCACCCCGAAGTGATTGTCTGGGCCGCGCCGGAGTACTCGATCTAG